From Novipirellula artificiosorum, the proteins below share one genomic window:
- a CDS encoding nucleoside hydrolase-like domain-containing protein: protein MMNRFARIIELAMCILVAGGTMPWRKLPACDEPQAKAQSQVETQSQAGSLRHRVVVSTDIGGTDPDDFQSLVHLLVYADVLDIEGLISSPYGEGRKQDILDVIDCYDKDYAKLKNYSDKYPMPDALRAITKQGEIEVAPYAGVRSSTEGSRWLIECAGRDDSRPLHVLVWGGIEDLAQALHDAPDILPKLRVYYIGGPNKKWGPNAYQSIATRYPKLWIIESNATYRGWFTGGNQAGTWGNKEFVKQHIVGHGALGDFFNSKMNTIKMGDTPSVGWLLHGMPDDPSQPGWGGQFVRAWTRPYSRFERLTTPEDQMEVFGVLELVLPLGDHVPDKPEAQLMVENLAIPGHMPGDGTVRFRFCPKAAKTYQFRLSSNVPSLDGKTGGVKSVAPEAKAAQNADPSFPNWWTDHPAPEFAESEHHGAKSVNRWREDYLGDFANRMSQCK, encoded by the coding sequence ATGATGAATCGATTCGCTCGCATCATAGAACTTGCGATGTGCATTCTTGTCGCAGGCGGAACAATGCCGTGGCGTAAGCTTCCAGCTTGCGATGAACCACAAGCAAAAGCACAGTCGCAAGTAGAAACACAGTCGCAAGCTGGAAGCTTACGCCACCGTGTGGTGGTCTCAACCGATATTGGCGGTACGGATCCCGACGACTTTCAGTCGCTGGTGCATTTGCTTGTTTATGCCGATGTGCTTGATATCGAGGGACTGATTTCATCGCCGTATGGCGAAGGCCGCAAGCAAGACATACTGGATGTGATCGATTGCTACGACAAAGACTACGCAAAGCTGAAAAACTATTCTGATAAGTACCCGATGCCTGACGCGTTGCGAGCGATCACGAAACAGGGCGAAATCGAAGTCGCTCCTTATGCTGGCGTTCGATCATCCACCGAAGGTTCGCGGTGGCTGATTGAGTGTGCGGGGCGCGACGATTCGCGACCGCTACACGTCTTGGTCTGGGGCGGCATCGAAGATCTCGCCCAGGCATTGCACGACGCTCCGGACATTCTGCCGAAGCTGCGTGTCTATTACATCGGCGGCCCCAACAAGAAATGGGGACCCAATGCATACCAGTCTATTGCGACACGCTATCCGAAGCTCTGGATCATCGAGTCCAATGCAACTTATCGCGGTTGGTTCACCGGAGGCAATCAGGCCGGCACATGGGGCAACAAAGAGTTTGTGAAACAACATATCGTTGGCCATGGAGCACTCGGGGACTTTTTCAACTCAAAAATGAACACCATCAAGATGGGCGATACGCCGTCGGTGGGCTGGCTACTGCATGGGATGCCAGATGATCCGTCACAACCTGGTTGGGGAGGCCAGTTCGTCCGCGCCTGGACGCGCCCGTACTCGCGATTCGAGCGACTCACGACACCGGAGGATCAGATGGAAGTGTTTGGGGTTCTCGAACTGGTGCTGCCCCTGGGCGATCACGTGCCGGATAAGCCAGAGGCGCAGCTGATGGTTGAGAATCTGGCGATTCCCGGCCACATGCCGGGTGACGGCACGGTGAGATTTCGCTTCTGTCCGAAAGCTGCAAAAACCTATCAGTTCAGACTCAGCAGCAATGTCCCATCGCTGGATGGAAAAACTGGTGGAGTCAAGTCCGTCGCTCCCGAAGCCAAGGCTGCCCAGAATGCAGATCCGAGCTTTCCCAATTGGTGGACCGATCATCCTGCTCCTGAGTTCGCCGAGAGCGAGCACCATGGCGCGAAGTCAGTAAACCGCTGGCGCGAAGATTACCTAGGCGACTTTGCCAATCGTATGTCTCAATGCAAATAA
- a CDS encoding nucleoside hydrolase-like domain-containing protein has translation MNRMHNQCLYAAVLLTMVNSPVVAQDNEPKQNGENDKPRIIVTTDLGADPDDEQSMVRLLVSANEFDIEGLIVSTGCWKKTQTDTQMLDKLVDAYGKCVGNLSVHATGFPSVDYLKSISVMGQKNFGMSDVGDGKDSPGSDLIITSVDKDDPRPVWVGAWGGANNAAQAIWKVRAKRSTDELSKFLSKLRVFDILGQDDAGAWIAKNFPEVLYIRATGVYGWQPPKNGDYQRSDIQSHGPLGAVYPDTKWATEGDTPAFMHVYPNGLNDPDQIDQGGWGGRFDLTKKSGIRSMKPVTNEGEFDPYFMFGNSAEGASAIKRWSTGYDNDFAARMDWSITSKYEDANHHPVAVVNGDTSRQVLHVSAAPGSMVDLSAVGSSDPDEDSLNYLWTFYQEPSSFKDDVEIQDNSSAAAKVMIPSNAGGKSLHIILELHDDGKPNLYAYRRVIIHVK, from the coding sequence ATGAATCGAATGCACAACCAATGCCTCTACGCTGCTGTGTTGCTCACGATGGTGAATAGTCCCGTTGTCGCACAGGACAACGAGCCAAAACAGAATGGTGAAAACGATAAACCACGCATCATCGTAACCACGGATCTCGGTGCCGATCCCGATGATGAACAATCGATGGTACGTCTGTTGGTCAGTGCCAACGAGTTCGATATCGAAGGCTTGATCGTCTCGACCGGTTGCTGGAAGAAGACGCAAACTGACACTCAAATGCTCGACAAGCTTGTGGACGCTTACGGCAAGTGTGTCGGTAATCTCAGCGTGCATGCCACAGGCTTTCCGTCGGTTGACTATTTGAAATCCATTTCGGTCATGGGTCAAAAAAACTTCGGCATGAGCGACGTTGGCGACGGAAAAGACAGCCCGGGTTCGGACTTGATCATTACCTCAGTCGACAAAGACGATCCGCGTCCTGTGTGGGTTGGTGCATGGGGCGGAGCCAACAATGCCGCCCAAGCGATCTGGAAAGTCCGCGCGAAGCGTTCAACGGACGAGCTATCAAAGTTTCTTTCCAAGCTGCGCGTGTTTGACATCCTTGGTCAAGACGATGCCGGTGCCTGGATCGCGAAGAACTTTCCCGAGGTGCTCTACATTCGCGCCACCGGAGTCTACGGCTGGCAGCCACCGAAGAACGGCGACTATCAACGCAGCGACATTCAAAGCCATGGCCCTTTGGGAGCTGTCTATCCGGATACAAAATGGGCGACCGAAGGCGACACACCTGCGTTTATGCATGTCTATCCCAACGGCCTGAACGATCCCGACCAGATTGACCAGGGCGGATGGGGCGGGCGTTTCGATTTGACGAAGAAAAGCGGCATTCGAAGCATGAAGCCTGTCACGAACGAGGGCGAGTTCGACCCGTACTTTATGTTTGGAAACTCGGCGGAAGGTGCGTCAGCAATTAAACGCTGGAGCACCGGCTATGACAACGACTTCGCAGCCCGCATGGACTGGAGCATTACCAGCAAGTACGAAGATGCCAACCATCATCCTGTCGCGGTTGTCAACGGCGACACTTCGCGACAGGTTCTGCATGTTTCCGCAGCACCTGGTTCGATGGTTGATCTCAGCGCAGTTGGCTCCAGCGATCCGGACGAAGACTCACTTAATTACTTATGGACGTTCTATCAGGAACCAAGTTCATTCAAGGACGACGTGGAAATCCAGGACAATTCCTCTGCTGCTGCCAAGGTGATGATTCCGTCAAACGCGGGTGGCAAGAGTTTGCACATCATTCTTGAACTTCACGACGATGGCAAACCCAATCTTTATGCGTATCGTCGAGTGATTATCCATGTGAAGTAA
- a CDS encoding nucleoside hydrolase-like domain-containing protein, which yields MNQRTSRYFNSLSGFLVSLLVFFDAGKLAAQEQQQPDDNRLRVIVTSDFPPFPVTNSDPDDVQSMVRFLLYSNEFDVEGLIASAGTYGMVAEKKNILAVLDEYDKVDENLRKHDPKYPTADAMDLCVRFTLRRQSRALESSKGIRRHSFT from the coding sequence ATGAACCAAAGAACTTCCAGATACTTCAACTCGTTGAGCGGATTCCTTGTGTCATTGCTTGTCTTTTTCGATGCCGGAAAGTTGGCGGCACAGGAACAGCAGCAACCTGATGACAACCGCCTGCGTGTCATCGTGACTTCCGACTTCCCACCGTTTCCTGTAACCAACAGTGACCCGGATGACGTGCAGTCGATGGTTCGGTTCCTGTTGTACTCCAATGAATTTGATGTCGAGGGACTGATCGCGTCAGCAGGTACGTACGGCATGGTAGCGGAAAAGAAGAACATTCTGGCAGTACTCGATGAATACGACAAAGTCGACGAGAACCTGAGAAAGCATGATCCAAAGTATCCTACTGCTGACGCCATGGACCTCTGTGTGCGATTTACCCTCCGAAGGCAATCGCGGGCCCTGGAGTCATCGAAGGGGATTCGCCGGCATTCCTTTACTTAG
- a CDS encoding nucleoside hydrolase-like domain-containing protein: MEGDSPAFLYLVSANRGINNPEDPTQPSWGGQYVRQGSTRHYVDGQGGLSISKWKQDFQKEFAQRADWCIAP; encoded by the coding sequence ATCGAAGGGGATTCGCCGGCATTCCTTTACTTAGTGAGTGCAAATCGCGGCATCAACAACCCGGAAGATCCAACACAACCGAGTTGGGGCGGACAGTACGTTCGCCAGGGATCGACCAGACACTACGTCGATGGCCAAGGCGGTTTGAGTATCTCGAAGTGGAAGCAGGACTTCCAGAAGGAGTTTGCTCAGCGCGCCGATTGGTGCATTGCTCCATAG
- a CDS encoding pectate lyase codes for MLKPYDEVNHPPVPKLGHADRPLYLDRDSEFRYDYNAISYERRSGHTYHGTWAESVLEKDYPRWRDKNRGSTP; via the coding sequence ATGCTTAAACCGTACGACGAAGTAAACCATCCTCCCGTACCAAAACTCGGACACGCCGACCGTCCGCTATACCTCGATCGCGACTCCGAATTTCGCTACGACTACAACGCAATCAGCTACGAACGCCGCAGCGGACATACGTATCACGGCACTTGGGCCGAGTCGGTATTGGAAAAAGATTATCCACGCTGGCGCGACAAGAATAGAGGATCGACACCTTAG
- a CDS encoding zinc-dependent alcohol dehydrogenase, with translation MTHVTPKTVRAVAMTAPGKTEMRTYPYPTMDHDSAILKVEMSGICGTDRHIFKGEATELRGKSIYPYVGGHEVIGTIVEIGDNAARTMDYDGQLLVPGDRVAIAVEVNCGDCWYCRNHYNNCTCENQIQAYGLHPNCDTKPYLRGGFAEYMYIRPRTHLFKVPEDMPTDVAVFVEEMAVAFHALARASVPFAPVNEGFGPGMSVAVLGNGPLGILHGIMARIQGGGLAVATDLSDLRLGVAKNLYADVTINASKVDMEERIDRVKEMTEGVGPDLVIESAGEPEAFLEALRMVRKGGTVIEVGNWVDLGKTVPLDVMRHINSKNLHIHSVFHCGTNWRPVLKVLQQQANRYNFPSMITHRMSLDELVDGFGTVTKFDECVKIEVVPHKA, from the coding sequence ATGACTCACGTAACCCCAAAAACCGTTCGGGCGGTCGCGATGACTGCACCCGGTAAGACCGAGATGCGAACCTATCCGTATCCGACCATGGATCACGATTCTGCGATCTTGAAAGTCGAAATGTCGGGCATCTGTGGAACCGATCGGCACATTTTCAAAGGTGAGGCCACGGAACTTCGAGGCAAGTCGATCTATCCTTATGTCGGAGGTCACGAAGTCATTGGAACCATTGTAGAGATTGGGGACAACGCTGCGCGGACCATGGACTACGACGGCCAACTGCTTGTTCCCGGTGATCGGGTGGCCATTGCCGTGGAGGTGAACTGCGGTGACTGCTGGTATTGCAGAAATCACTACAACAACTGCACATGTGAGAATCAAATCCAGGCCTATGGGCTTCACCCGAACTGCGACACGAAACCGTACCTGCGTGGTGGGTTTGCGGAGTACATGTACATTCGGCCGCGAACTCATTTGTTCAAAGTGCCTGAAGACATGCCGACCGACGTCGCCGTCTTCGTCGAAGAAATGGCAGTGGCCTTTCACGCTCTGGCCCGCGCGAGCGTGCCGTTCGCTCCGGTCAACGAAGGTTTCGGCCCGGGGATGTCCGTAGCCGTGCTGGGCAATGGTCCGCTGGGTATTCTTCACGGCATCATGGCCCGGATTCAAGGAGGCGGGTTGGCGGTTGCGACGGACTTGTCTGATCTGCGACTCGGCGTTGCGAAGAATCTGTATGCCGACGTCACGATCAATGCGTCCAAAGTAGACATGGAAGAGCGCATCGATCGGGTCAAGGAAATGACCGAGGGAGTTGGTCCTGATTTGGTGATCGAGTCGGCCGGTGAACCGGAAGCCTTTCTTGAAGCATTGAGGATGGTCCGCAAAGGAGGGACAGTCATCGAAGTGGGCAACTGGGTCGATCTTGGCAAGACGGTTCCGCTCGATGTCATGCGACACATCAACTCGAAGAACCTGCACATCCACTCGGTCTTTCACTGCGGAACCAACTGGCGCCCCGTGTTGAAGGTCTTGCAACAACAGGCGAATCGTTATAACTTTCCTTCAATGATTACGCACCGCATGAGTCTCGATGAGTTGGTAGACGGATTCGGCACGGTGACGAAGTTCGATGAATGCGTCAAAATTGAGGTCGTGCCGCACAAGGCGTGA
- the rbsD gene encoding D-ribose pyranase, whose amino-acid sequence MKRTRLLNSELSYEISRIGHTASLTLCDAGLPIPSGVKRIDLAIERGYPSFLKTLDALLSEMMVEEIVVASEIHEHNSKTFEGMLDVFKRHDIKPVVTSISHEEFKQLTRESEVMVRTGECTPYANVILKSGVVF is encoded by the coding sequence ATGAAACGAACCCGACTACTCAACAGCGAACTCAGCTACGAGATCAGCCGAATTGGACATACGGCGTCGCTCACGTTGTGCGACGCCGGTTTGCCGATTCCTTCTGGAGTCAAACGGATCGATTTGGCGATCGAACGCGGATATCCTTCGTTTCTCAAGACGCTCGACGCCCTGTTGAGCGAGATGATGGTCGAAGAGATTGTGGTCGCCAGTGAGATTCACGAACACAACTCAAAGACCTTTGAGGGCATGTTGGACGTGTTCAAGCGGCACGACATAAAACCTGTCGTCACATCAATTTCGCATGAAGAGTTTAAGCAACTGACTCGCGAAAGCGAAGTAATGGTTCGTACGGGTGAATGCACTCCGTACGCAAATGTTATCCTGAAGTCCGGCGTGGTGTTTTGA
- a CDS encoding D-ribose ABC transporter substrate-binding protein — MNRTKLACLLILSFAGCTSKITSNESSSGKAEGPKRIAVIISTLNNPWFVVLGETARDRAVELGYEANMFDSQNDTAKEAEHFDNVIAAGYSAILFNPTDADGSIANVKRATKAGIPVFCIDREINSSDAATAQLLSDNYSGCVELGKYFVEKLGEKGKYVELLGLVGDNNTWNRSKGFHSVVDRYEGLEMVAQQSADFDRNKALEVMESILQSHDDINAVFCGNDAMAMGAYQALLAAGKAEGVKVFGYDGSEDVVKSISEGKIAATVMQYPKVMAQTSAEYAHEYLANGQRDFEQKIPVNVDLVSQENIDDFAGYGKKE; from the coding sequence ATGAATCGAACTAAACTCGCCTGCCTGCTAATTCTCTCATTCGCCGGTTGCACCAGCAAAATAACCAGCAATGAGTCGTCGTCCGGCAAAGCGGAAGGACCCAAGAGGATCGCTGTGATCATCTCGACACTGAACAATCCGTGGTTCGTCGTCTTAGGAGAAACGGCTCGCGACCGTGCCGTGGAACTTGGCTATGAAGCCAATATGTTCGATTCGCAAAATGACACGGCTAAAGAGGCGGAGCATTTTGACAACGTCATCGCCGCAGGCTACTCGGCTATCCTGTTTAATCCGACCGATGCAGACGGTTCGATTGCCAACGTCAAACGAGCAACGAAAGCCGGCATTCCAGTCTTTTGCATCGATCGCGAGATTAACTCGAGCGACGCCGCGACCGCTCAGTTGTTGTCGGACAACTACTCGGGGTGCGTCGAACTTGGCAAGTATTTTGTCGAGAAGCTCGGCGAGAAGGGAAAATACGTCGAGCTGTTGGGGTTGGTCGGAGACAACAACACCTGGAACCGTTCCAAAGGCTTTCATAGCGTCGTCGATCGGTACGAAGGACTGGAAATGGTCGCCCAACAAAGCGCGGACTTCGATCGCAATAAGGCACTCGAAGTCATGGAATCAATTCTGCAATCGCACGACGACATCAATGCCGTGTTCTGTGGCAATGATGCGATGGCGATGGGGGCCTACCAGGCATTGCTGGCGGCAGGCAAGGCCGAGGGGGTGAAAGTGTTCGGGTATGACGGATCGGAAGATGTCGTCAAGTCGATTAGCGAAGGCAAGATCGCTGCGACCGTGATGCAGTATCCCAAAGTGATGGCCCAAACATCGGCCGAATACGCGCATGAGTACCTGGCTAACGGCCAACGCGATTTTGAACAGAAAATTCCGGTCAACGTCGATCTGGTTTCGCAAGAGAACATCGATGACTTCGCTGGCTACGGGAAAAAGGAGTAG
- a CDS encoding DUF2291 family protein has translation MSRTSMIKCGLSLMVVCLVCWFFPLFHIRPLDGRRAESRYLAATPRQSGSADPVAYVREFWDGPLKAGDVGTDIAQLWNAFDADATGARSQYGRQAGLGGAWYFCVRGQGNVQTVEKDRVVLTVTGSSRNVCLELGVVVDNTVREAIGVKASGFANSQDFNAVSSELNRRAEQRVIASNRAIMKEGVVVDFVGCAKIGGKSDLDPLCLIPIQLQARASEEGNAGLNKEAPAGATP, from the coding sequence GTGTCGCGAACGAGCATGATCAAATGCGGTTTGTCGTTGATGGTTGTATGCCTCGTCTGCTGGTTCTTTCCACTCTTTCATATCCGACCGTTGGATGGCCGTAGGGCAGAGTCCCGCTATCTAGCCGCAACGCCTCGTCAATCAGGTTCTGCCGATCCAGTCGCTTACGTGCGAGAGTTTTGGGACGGACCACTAAAAGCGGGCGACGTTGGCACCGACATCGCTCAACTCTGGAATGCCTTCGATGCCGACGCAACGGGAGCAAGAAGCCAATATGGTCGACAGGCCGGACTTGGTGGAGCATGGTATTTTTGTGTGCGTGGGCAAGGCAACGTCCAGACGGTAGAGAAGGACCGCGTTGTCCTCACAGTCACGGGCAGTTCACGCAACGTCTGTCTCGAACTTGGAGTCGTTGTCGACAACACGGTTCGTGAAGCGATTGGTGTGAAGGCCAGTGGCTTCGCTAACTCACAAGACTTCAACGCAGTCTCGTCGGAGCTGAATCGCCGCGCCGAACAGAGAGTCATTGCATCCAATCGAGCGATCATGAAAGAAGGCGTGGTCGTCGATTTCGTCGGCTGTGCAAAGATTGGCGGCAAATCAGACCTTGATCCGTTGTGCCTGATTCCGATTCAACTTCAGGCTCGCGCCAGTGAAGAAGGCAACGCTGGATTGAACAAAGAAGCCCCTGCTGGAGCAACTCCATGA
- a CDS encoding sugar ABC transporter ATP-binding protein — translation MIQSAANSQVVLAGQGIVKRYPGVLALNQVDFEVRAGEVHGLIGENGAGKSTLMHILAGANRADEGVILLDGEPVQFANPREASDRGIALVHQELNLVPHLSVAENIFLGRELVSRAGLIRSRDQNVQCRQLLADLDDTIDPGTKVHQLRVGQQQVVEIAKAINSNARVIFMDEPTSAISDQEVESLFRLIRSLRDSGVSIVYVSHKLEELLNISDRITVLRDGQLVETVETADADRDSIVRLMVGRQIDDLYIHSPALPDQPERLRVELLSLARRHARRPLVDGVSFSVRGGEVFGVFGLMGAGRTELLESIFGLHPRLVTGVIAIDGVNSLFTSPEQALHGGLGLVPEDRKHKGLIPGMSVEQNISLSNLVAMETAGLLSGRRERDHALSFVERFSIRTPNISQPVRALSGGNQQKVVLSKVLSRKPGVLMLDEPTRGIDVSAKREIYGLIDRLKQQGIAIVVVSSELPEMLGIADRIMVMCEGRKTGEFERSAANEVTLMRAAVPQTVVTMAAAGDEPVE, via the coding sequence ATGATCCAGTCCGCGGCAAACAGCCAGGTTGTGTTGGCGGGTCAGGGAATCGTCAAACGTTATCCTGGCGTGTTGGCGTTGAATCAAGTCGACTTTGAAGTGCGAGCCGGAGAAGTTCACGGCTTGATCGGCGAAAACGGCGCTGGAAAATCGACGCTGATGCATATCCTGGCGGGGGCGAATCGCGCTGATGAAGGTGTGATCTTGCTGGACGGAGAACCCGTTCAATTCGCCAATCCACGTGAAGCGTCGGATCGCGGTATCGCGTTGGTGCATCAGGAATTGAATCTTGTTCCGCACCTCTCGGTCGCAGAAAACATCTTTCTTGGTCGCGAGCTTGTCTCCAGGGCCGGACTGATTCGCTCGCGGGATCAGAACGTGCAGTGTCGCCAGTTGCTGGCCGATCTGGATGATACGATCGATCCTGGTACGAAAGTTCATCAGTTGCGAGTCGGGCAGCAACAGGTGGTCGAGATTGCCAAAGCGATCAATTCCAACGCACGCGTGATCTTCATGGACGAGCCGACGTCGGCGATCAGCGATCAGGAAGTCGAATCGTTGTTCCGTCTGATCCGGTCGCTGCGGGATTCCGGTGTTTCCATCGTATACGTGTCCCACAAACTGGAGGAACTGCTGAACATCAGCGACCGGATAACCGTCCTGCGTGATGGCCAACTTGTGGAGACAGTAGAGACCGCCGATGCTGATCGGGATTCGATCGTACGACTAATGGTGGGCCGACAAATCGATGATCTCTACATTCATTCGCCCGCTTTGCCCGACCAACCTGAACGTCTGCGCGTTGAATTGCTGTCGCTGGCACGCAGGCACGCGAGGCGCCCGCTGGTGGACGGCGTATCGTTTTCTGTACGTGGCGGCGAAGTGTTCGGCGTCTTCGGTTTGATGGGGGCTGGACGCACGGAGTTGCTGGAATCGATCTTTGGGCTGCATCCCCGCCTCGTTACTGGAGTCATTGCAATCGATGGCGTGAACAGCCTATTCACATCGCCAGAACAGGCATTGCACGGTGGCCTGGGGCTCGTTCCGGAAGACCGCAAGCACAAGGGGCTCATCCCTGGCATGAGCGTCGAACAGAACATCAGTCTGTCGAATCTGGTGGCTATGGAGACCGCCGGATTGCTGAGCGGCCGGCGCGAACGAGATCACGCCCTGTCGTTCGTCGAGCGATTCTCGATTCGGACCCCCAACATCTCGCAGCCCGTGCGCGCCCTGAGTGGTGGCAATCAGCAGAAGGTTGTTTTGTCGAAAGTGCTTTCCAGGAAGCCAGGAGTGTTGATGCTGGACGAGCCCACGCGCGGCATCGACGTTAGCGCGAAACGAGAAATTTATGGACTGATCGATCGGTTAAAGCAACAGGGAATAGCAATCGTCGTCGTTTCTTCGGAGCTGCCGGAAATGTTGGGTATTGCTGATCGAATCATGGTGATGTGCGAAGGTCGCAAGACCGGCGAATTCGAAAGATCCGCAGCGAATGAAGTGACATTGATGCGAGCCGCAGTACCTCAAACAGTAGTGACTATGGCAGCAGCCGGAGACGAGCCGGTCGAATGA
- a CDS encoding ABC transporter permease: MRDKTQLWQDARRFQSLLVLVLMIVAMSLLSDRFLTQTNGLNIMRQISVNVCLSIGMTMVILSGGIDLSVGSVLAFSGAITAGLIKSAMPLPWLGVELQFTTWGAIVAGLTVGLCLGWFNGQLITRLKIPPFVATLGMLSIARGMTMLWTRGFPITGLGDGFATLGTRSVLGVPTPVWIAGSLVGVFVLFTKKTRLGRYIYAVGGNEQTARLSGLSVNRIKVVVYTLAGALSAVAGLIMTSRLDSAQPNAGTGYELDSIAAVVIGGTSLSGGRGTILGTVIGCLIIGVLNSGLVLLNVSPFWQQVVKGSVILVAVAIDRMRESND, encoded by the coding sequence ATGCGTGACAAAACACAACTCTGGCAAGATGCACGCCGCTTTCAGTCACTGCTCGTCCTGGTCCTGATGATCGTGGCGATGAGCCTGCTGTCGGATCGCTTTCTGACTCAGACAAACGGCCTAAACATCATGCGGCAGATCTCCGTCAACGTCTGCCTTTCGATTGGCATGACCATGGTGATCTTGTCCGGCGGCATCGACCTGTCAGTGGGATCAGTGCTTGCGTTTTCCGGCGCGATCACTGCGGGGCTGATCAAATCGGCGATGCCGCTGCCCTGGCTGGGAGTGGAACTGCAATTCACAACATGGGGAGCGATCGTCGCCGGATTGACCGTGGGTTTGTGTCTGGGCTGGTTCAACGGACAGTTGATCACTCGGCTGAAGATCCCCCCCTTCGTCGCGACGCTTGGCATGCTTAGCATTGCCCGCGGCATGACGATGCTCTGGACCAGAGGCTTTCCGATTACCGGCCTGGGCGACGGATTCGCGACCCTCGGAACACGATCGGTGCTGGGCGTCCCGACGCCCGTATGGATTGCGGGAAGCCTTGTCGGTGTCTTTGTCTTGTTCACGAAGAAGACGCGTTTAGGTCGCTACATTTATGCTGTCGGCGGGAATGAACAGACCGCCAGATTGTCCGGGCTGAGCGTGAATCGCATCAAAGTCGTCGTTTACACACTCGCCGGCGCATTGTCGGCAGTTGCCGGACTGATCATGACCTCGCGACTGGACTCGGCTCAGCCCAACGCGGGAACCGGATACGAATTGGACAGCATCGCCGCCGTCGTCATTGGAGGGACGTCGCTTTCAGGCGGCCGCGGAACCATCCTCGGTACCGTCATCGGTTGCCTGATCATCGGAGTCTTAAACAGCGGACTGGTCCTGTTAAACGTTTCGCCCTTTTGGCAACAAGTCGTCAAAGGCAGTGTGATCCTGGTTGCAGTGGCCATCGATAGAATGCGCGAGTCCAACGACTGA